One genomic segment of Paenibacillus xylanexedens includes these proteins:
- the tuf gene encoding elongation factor Tu produces MAKAKYERNKPHVNIGTIGHVDHGKTTLTAAITTVLSKTYGGAAIAFDQIDKAPEERERGITISTSHVEYETDTRHYAHVDCPGHADYVKNMITGAAQMDGAILVVSAADGPMPQTREHILLSRQVGVPYIVVFLNKCDMVEDEELLELVEMEVRDLLNEYEFPGDDTPITRGSAREALANPDGEWAQKIVEMFKEIDTYIPLPERQTDKPFLMPVEDVFSITGRGTVATGRVERGTVKVGEEIEIVGITEETKKSVVTGVEMFRKLLDSAQAGDNIGALLRGVDRTQIERGQVLAKPGSVKPHTEFTAQIYVLTKEEGGRHKPFFTGYRPQFYFRTTDVTGIINLPEGTEMVMPGDNITVTVSLISPIAIEEGTKFSIREGGRTVGAGSVASIQK; encoded by the coding sequence ATGGCAAAGGCTAAATACGAACGTAATAAACCCCACGTTAACATCGGTACTATTGGTCACGTCGATCACGGTAAAACAACTCTGACTGCTGCAATCACAACTGTATTGTCCAAAACTTACGGTGGTGCTGCAATTGCATTCGACCAAATCGACAAAGCTCCAGAAGAGCGCGAACGCGGTATCACAATCTCCACATCACACGTTGAGTACGAAACTGACACTCGTCACTACGCTCACGTTGACTGCCCAGGTCACGCCGACTATGTTAAAAACATGATCACTGGCGCGGCTCAAATGGATGGAGCTATCTTGGTAGTATCCGCAGCAGACGGCCCAATGCCACAAACTCGTGAGCATATCTTGCTCTCCCGTCAAGTAGGCGTACCTTACATTGTTGTATTCTTGAACAAATGTGACATGGTTGAAGACGAAGAGTTGTTGGAATTGGTTGAGATGGAAGTTCGCGACCTTCTTAACGAATATGAGTTCCCAGGTGACGATACTCCAATCACTCGTGGATCCGCTCGTGAAGCTCTGGCAAACCCAGATGGCGAATGGGCTCAAAAAATCGTTGAGATGTTCAAAGAGATCGACACTTACATCCCACTGCCTGAGCGTCAAACTGACAAGCCTTTCTTGATGCCTGTCGAGGACGTATTCTCCATCACTGGTCGTGGTACTGTTGCTACTGGCCGTGTAGAGCGTGGTACTGTTAAAGTCGGCGAAGAGATCGAAATCGTTGGTATCACTGAAGAAACTAAAAAATCCGTTGTAACAGGCGTTGAGATGTTCCGTAAATTGTTGGATTCCGCTCAAGCGGGTGACAACATCGGTGCATTGTTGCGTGGTGTTGACCGTACTCAAATCGAGCGTGGTCAAGTACTTGCAAAACCAGGTTCTGTTAAGCCACACACAGAATTCACAGCTCAAATCTACGTTCTGACTAAAGAAGAGGGCGGACGTCACAAACCATTCTTCACTGGTTACCGTCCACAGTTCTACTTCCGTACAACTGACGTAACAGGCATCATCAACTTGCCTGAAGGTACTGAAATGGTAATGCCTGGTGATAACATCACTGTTACTGTTTCCCTGATCTCCCCAATCGCGATTGAAGAAGGAACTAAATTCTCCATTCGTGAAGGCGGACGTACAGTAGGTGCCGGTTCCGTAGCATCTATCCAAAAATAA
- the rpoC gene encoding DNA-directed RNA polymerase subunit beta' yields MLDVNNFEYMKIGLASPEKIRSWSRGEVKKPETINYRTLKPEKEGLFCEKIFGPTKDWECHCGKYKRVRYKGVVCDRCGVEVTRAKVRRERMGHIELAAPVSHIWYFKGIPSRMGLALDMSPRSLEEIIYFASYVVTDPGETPLEKKQLLSEKEYRSYREKYGYGFHAGMGAEAVKKLLQDLDIDKELEFLKEELRTAQGQRRNRAIKRLEVIEAFRNSGNKPEWMIMDVLPVIPPELRPMVQLDGGRFATSDLNDLYRRVINRNNRLKRLLDLGAPDIIVQNEKRMLQEAVDALIDNGRRGRPVTGPGNRPLKSLSHMLKGKQGRFRQNLLGKRVDYSGRSVIVVGPYLKMYQCGLPKDMALELFKPFVMKELVNKGLAHNIKSAKRKVERVSPEVWDVLEEVIKEHPVLLNRAPTLHRLGIQAFEPILVEGKAIRLHPLVCTAYNADFDGDQMAVHVPLSAEAQAEARILMLASGNILNPKDGKPVVTPSQDMVLGSYYLTMDNKEEKGTGMILRTVNEAVSAYQRGTAGLHARVAIPVKALGKTSFTEEQQEGMLLTTVGKIIFNEIFPASFPYINDATRANLYQGTADHSFVYEKGADLREAIMNAPLAGGVGKEYLGSIIARCFEIYHTTETAVILDKIKQLGFTYSTRAGITVAVSDVIVPPEKFEILRQSEEKAQIVTNQYRRGLITNEERYDRIIDIWSKSKDDITEILMKSMDRYNSIMMMVDSKARGNKSQITQLGGMRGLMANPSGRIIELPIKSNFREGLTVLEYFISTHGARKGLADTALRTADSGYLTRRLVDVAQDVIVRDDDCGTDKGFTVSRIQDGKEVIEDLYDRIEGRYCFETLRHPETKEIIVGRNELIDSDKAEAIIKAGITKLQIRSVLSCRASHGVCKKCYGRNLATGKHVEIGEAVGIIAAQSIGEPGTQLTMRTFHTGGVAGDDITQGLPRIQELFEARNPKGQATISEIDGVVKEIREAKDRREIEIQGEAESKVYAVTYGSRVRVSEGAEVEAGDELTDGSIDPKEMLRIKGIRGVQNYILQEVQRVYRNQGVEINDKHVEVMIRQMLRKIRIVDAGDTTLLPGSFVDMHEYERANKIAILSDKEPAVAKPILLGITKASLETDSFLSAASFQETTRVLTDAAIKGKVDQLLGLKENVIIGKLIPAGTGMHRYRSIKFAEPEDGQSSVEELEPVSVD; encoded by the coding sequence TTGTTGGACGTCAACAATTTCGAATACATGAAGATCGGGCTTGCTTCCCCAGAGAAAATTCGTTCTTGGTCCCGCGGAGAAGTGAAAAAACCGGAAACGATCAACTATCGTACGTTGAAACCGGAAAAAGAAGGGCTGTTCTGCGAAAAGATTTTTGGCCCTACAAAAGACTGGGAATGTCATTGCGGCAAATACAAACGCGTCCGTTATAAAGGCGTTGTCTGTGATCGTTGTGGCGTTGAAGTAACACGTGCAAAAGTACGCCGCGAACGGATGGGCCATATTGAGCTCGCTGCTCCGGTATCGCATATCTGGTACTTCAAAGGTATTCCGAGCCGTATGGGTCTTGCTCTGGATATGTCACCAAGATCTCTTGAAGAGATTATTTATTTTGCATCATATGTTGTAACTGATCCAGGAGAAACTCCACTGGAGAAAAAACAGCTGTTGTCCGAGAAAGAATACCGCAGCTACCGTGAAAAATACGGCTATGGTTTCCATGCTGGTATGGGCGCAGAAGCGGTTAAAAAATTGCTTCAAGATCTTGATATAGACAAAGAGCTCGAGTTCCTGAAAGAAGAGCTCCGGACTGCGCAAGGACAACGTCGTAATCGTGCAATCAAACGTCTGGAAGTTATCGAAGCATTCCGCAACTCCGGCAACAAGCCAGAGTGGATGATCATGGATGTACTTCCTGTTATCCCGCCGGAACTTCGTCCAATGGTACAGTTGGATGGTGGACGTTTTGCAACGTCTGACCTGAATGACTTGTACCGCCGTGTAATCAACCGGAACAACCGTCTGAAACGTCTGCTTGATCTGGGCGCGCCAGATATTATCGTGCAAAATGAAAAACGGATGTTGCAGGAAGCTGTTGACGCATTGATCGATAATGGTCGTCGTGGACGCCCGGTAACGGGTCCTGGTAACCGTCCATTGAAATCTCTCAGCCACATGCTGAAAGGTAAACAAGGACGTTTCCGTCAAAACTTGCTCGGTAAACGGGTTGACTATTCTGGTCGTTCCGTTATCGTTGTTGGACCTTACCTGAAAATGTATCAGTGTGGTCTGCCAAAAGATATGGCACTTGAATTGTTCAAGCCTTTTGTTATGAAAGAGCTTGTAAATAAAGGGCTTGCCCACAACATCAAGAGCGCGAAACGTAAAGTTGAGCGTGTAAGTCCTGAAGTATGGGATGTTCTTGAAGAAGTAATCAAGGAGCATCCGGTTCTGTTGAACCGTGCCCCTACGCTTCACAGACTCGGTATTCAAGCATTTGAACCGATTCTCGTTGAAGGTAAAGCAATTCGTCTTCACCCGCTCGTATGTACGGCATACAATGCCGACTTTGACGGTGACCAAATGGCCGTGCACGTTCCCTTGTCCGCTGAAGCTCAAGCGGAAGCACGTATCCTGATGCTTGCATCTGGTAACATTTTGAACCCGAAAGACGGTAAACCGGTTGTTACTCCTTCCCAGGATATGGTGCTTGGTTCTTACTACCTCACTATGGATAACAAGGAAGAAAAGGGCACAGGTATGATCTTGCGTACAGTTAACGAAGCTGTATCGGCATATCAACGTGGTACTGCTGGGCTGCATGCGCGTGTAGCTATTCCTGTTAAGGCGCTTGGTAAAACAAGCTTCACGGAAGAACAACAAGAAGGAATGTTGCTGACAACTGTCGGTAAAATTATCTTCAATGAAATTTTCCCGGCAAGCTTCCCGTATATCAATGACGCGACTCGTGCTAACCTGTACCAAGGTACTGCAGATCACTCATTTGTATATGAAAAAGGTGCTGATCTCAGAGAAGCTATTATGAATGCTCCTCTGGCTGGCGGTGTCGGTAAAGAATACCTCGGCTCCATCATTGCACGTTGTTTTGAAATTTATCACACAACGGAAACAGCCGTTATTTTGGATAAAATCAAACAACTTGGATTCACATACTCTACACGTGCCGGTATTACGGTTGCGGTATCTGATGTTATCGTTCCGCCTGAGAAGTTTGAAATTCTTAGACAATCTGAGGAAAAAGCACAAATCGTTACGAATCAGTACCGTCGTGGTCTGATTACGAATGAAGAGCGCTATGACCGTATCATTGATATCTGGTCAAAATCCAAAGATGACATCACTGAGATTCTGATGAAGTCCATGGATCGTTACAACTCGATCATGATGATGGTAGACTCCAAAGCACGGGGTAACAAATCGCAAATTACCCAATTGGGCGGTATGCGTGGTCTGATGGCCAACCCATCCGGTCGAATTATCGAACTCCCAATCAAATCGAACTTCCGTGAAGGTCTGACGGTACTCGAGTACTTTATCTCCACTCACGGAGCGCGTAAAGGTTTGGCGGATACAGCCCTGCGGACAGCCGATTCAGGTTACCTGACTCGTCGTCTCGTAGACGTAGCCCAAGACGTAATCGTGCGTGATGATGATTGTGGTACAGATAAAGGCTTTACGGTAAGTCGTATCCAGGATGGTAAAGAGGTTATCGAAGATCTCTACGACCGTATTGAAGGCAGATACTGTTTCGAGACTCTTCGTCATCCGGAAACGAAAGAAATCATTGTAGGTCGCAATGAATTGATTGACTCCGATAAAGCAGAAGCGATCATCAAAGCAGGTATTACTAAATTGCAAATCCGCTCCGTCCTCAGCTGCCGTGCAAGTCATGGTGTCTGCAAGAAGTGTTATGGTCGCAACCTCGCGACTGGTAAACACGTGGAGATTGGTGAAGCAGTTGGTATTATCGCAGCACAGTCCATTGGTGAGCCAGGAACACAGCTTACAATGCGTACGTTCCATACCGGTGGTGTAGCCGGAGACGATATTACGCAAGGTTTGCCACGTATCCAGGAGTTGTTCGAAGCTCGTAATCCTAAGGGTCAAGCAACGATCAGTGAAATCGATGGTGTGGTTAAAGAGATTCGCGAAGCGAAAGATCGTCGTGAAATCGAAATTCAAGGTGAAGCGGAATCCAAAGTATACGCCGTTACCTACGGTTCCCGTGTGCGCGTAAGCGAAGGCGCGGAAGTTGAAGCGGGTGACGAGTTGACAGACGGTTCCATTGATCCAAAAGAAATGTTACGAATTAAAGGCATACGTGGTGTACAAAACTACATTCTGCAGGAAGTACAACGCGTATATCGTAACCAAGGCGTAGAAATTAACGATAAGCACGTTGAAGTTATGATCCGTCAAATGCTGCGTAAAATCCGTATCGTAGATGCAGGAGATACAACGCTGTTGCCAGGATCGTTCGTGGATATGCATGAGTACGAAAGAGCTAACAAAATTGCGATTCTTAGTGATAAAGAGCCGGCGGTTGCTAAACCAATCCTGCTCGGTATTACGAAAGCATCCCTGGAAACAGACTCCTTCCTCTCGGCGGCTTCGTTCCAAGAAACTACACGTGTATTGACAGATGCAGCGATCAAGGGTAAAGTCGATCAGTTGCTCGGTCTGAAGGAGAATGTAATCATCGGTAAATTGATTCCTGCAGGTACAGGTATGCACCGTTACCGCAGCATCAAATTTGCTGAGCCAGAAGATGGCCAATCTTCAGTAGAAGAACTTGAGCCAGTTTCGGTTGATTAA
- the rpsJ gene encoding 30S ribosomal protein S10, with amino-acid sequence MAKQKIRIRLKAYDHRILDQSAEKIVETAKRSGAGVSGPIPLPTEKQIITILRAVHKYKDSREQFEQRTHKRLIDIVNPTPQTVDALMRLDLPSGVDIEIKL; translated from the coding sequence ATGGCAAAGCAAAAAATTCGTATTCGTTTGAAAGCTTACGACCACAGAATTCTTGATCAATCCGCGGAGAAAATTGTTGAAACAGCAAAACGTTCGGGTGCTGGTGTATCCGGTCCGATTCCGCTTCCTACTGAAAAACAAATCATTACTATTCTTCGTGCGGTGCACAAGTACAAGGATTCTCGGGAACAATTCGAACAACGTACACATAAACGTTTGATCGACATCGTTAACCCGACTCCACAAACTGTGGATGCCTTGATGCGCTTGGATCTGCCGTCCGGTGTAGATATCGAAATTAAATTGTAA
- a CDS encoding ribosomal L7Ae/L30e/S12e/Gadd45 family protein, which produces MSNEKALQDAHVKIGTKQTMRMVQTGMASEVYVAEDSDPQLTSKIIALCEQHNVKCTKVDTMKNLGKACGIGVGAAMAAVVKS; this is translated from the coding sequence ATGTCTAATGAAAAAGCCTTGCAAGATGCTCATGTCAAAATAGGTACCAAACAGACCATGCGGATGGTGCAGACAGGTATGGCTTCTGAAGTCTATGTCGCAGAAGATAGTGATCCGCAGCTTACTTCCAAAATCATTGCTTTGTGTGAACAACACAATGTGAAATGCACGAAAGTGGATACAATGAAAAATCTCGGCAAGGCTTGCGGGATTGGAGTAGGAGCAGCTATGGCTGCTGTCGTAAAATCATAG
- the rpsG gene encoding 30S ribosomal protein S7: MPRKGPVTKRDVLPDPLYNSKLVTRLINRIMIGGKRGVAQSILYNAFKLIQERTGNDPMEVFEAAIKNIMPVLEVKARRVGGANYQVPIEVKPERRTALGLRWLVNYSRNRGEKTMEERLAAEIIDASNNTGASVKKREDTHKMAEANKAFAHYRW, translated from the coding sequence ATGCCACGCAAAGGTCCAGTTACGAAAAGAGACGTTCTGCCTGATCCGTTATATAACAGCAAGTTGGTTACTCGTTTAATCAACCGCATCATGATCGGCGGAAAACGCGGTGTTGCTCAAAGCATTCTGTATAATGCGTTCAAGTTGATTCAAGAACGTACGGGTAATGACCCTATGGAAGTATTTGAAGCAGCAATCAAGAACATCATGCCAGTCCTGGAAGTTAAAGCTCGCCGTGTCGGCGGTGCCAACTACCAAGTACCAATCGAGGTGAAACCAGAGAGACGTACTGCTCTGGGATTACGTTGGCTCGTGAACTACTCCCGCAACCGCGGTGAGAAAACAATGGAAGAGCGTTTGGCGGCTGAGATCATCGACGCTTCCAACAACACAGGCGCTTCCGTTAAAAAACGTGAAGATACGCACAAAATGGCTGAAGCGAACAAAGCGTTTGCTCACTACCGTTGGTAG
- the rpsL gene encoding 30S ribosomal protein S12 produces the protein MPTINQLVRKGRQAKVEKSKSPALQKGFNALKRESTNISAPQKRGVCTRVGTMTPRKPNSALRKYARVRLTNRLEVTAYIPGIGHNLQEHSVVLIRGGKVKDLAGVRYHIVRGALDTAGVNNRMQARSKYGAKRPKAKKA, from the coding sequence ATGCCAACTATTAACCAACTGGTTCGTAAAGGACGTCAAGCAAAAGTTGAGAAGTCAAAATCTCCAGCTTTGCAAAAAGGATTCAACGCTTTGAAACGTGAATCTACTAACATCAGTGCCCCACAAAAACGTGGTGTCTGCACTCGTGTAGGTACAATGACTCCACGTAAACCAAACTCTGCACTTCGTAAGTATGCCCGTGTTCGTTTGACGAACCGTCTCGAGGTTACTGCTTATATCCCGGGAATCGGACATAACCTTCAAGAGCACAGTGTGGTATTGATCCGCGGAGGTAAAGTTAAAGACCTTGCAGGAGTTCGTTATCACATCGTTCGTGGAGCTCTCGATACTGCTGGTGTAAACAACCGTATGCAAGCTCGTTCGAAATACGGCGCTAAACGTCCAAAAGCTAAAAAAGCCTAA
- the fusA gene encoding elongation factor G — protein sequence MAREFSLKNTRNIGIMAHIDAGKTTTTERILFYTGRTHKIGEVHEGAATMDWMEQEQERGITITSAATTAAWKGHRVNIIDTPGHVDFTVEVERSLRVLDGAVGVFSAKEGVEPQSETVWRQADKYGVPRIAYVNKMDIIGADFLNVVSDMRDRLQANAVAIQLPIGAENDFKGIIDIVAQRAHMYKDDLGQDIEETDIPAEFADQVEELRNELIERVAELDEDLTMKYLEGEEITIDEIKTVLRKGVVDVKIFPVICGSSYRNKGVQLMLDAVIDYLPAPTDVASITGHLEDGTEAIRKSSDEEPFSALAFKIMTDPYVGKLTFFRVYSGVLQSGSYVLNATKNKRERIGRILQMHANSRQEITVVYSGDIAAAVGLKDTGTGDTLCDEKYPVILESMNFPDPVIEIAVEPKTKADQDKLGVALGKLTEEDPTLRAHTDEETGQTILAGMGELHLDIIIDRMRREFKVETTVGKPQVAYRETFRAPARVEGKFVRQSGGRGQYGHVWVEFEPLEPGTGSQFESKVVGGSVPREYIQPALSGIEEQMKNGVIAGFPLVDVKATIVDGSYHDVDSNEMAFKIAGSMALKAAKDKCKPVLLEPIMKVEVTVPEEYMGDVMGMLNSRRGRIEGMDSRSGAQIIRAKVPLSEMFGYSTTLRSGTQGRGVFSMELSHYEEVPKSIAEEIVAKTKGTE from the coding sequence ATGGCTAGAGAGTTCTCCTTAAAAAATACACGTAATATCGGGATCATGGCTCATATTGATGCGGGTAAAACCACGACAACTGAGCGGATCCTGTTTTACACAGGACGTACGCACAAAATCGGTGAAGTACACGAAGGCGCTGCGACAATGGACTGGATGGAACAGGAACAGGAGCGCGGAATTACGATTACTTCCGCTGCAACTACCGCTGCTTGGAAAGGCCACCGCGTTAATATTATTGATACCCCGGGACACGTTGACTTCACTGTTGAAGTTGAACGTTCCCTTCGTGTATTGGACGGAGCAGTTGGTGTATTCAGTGCGAAAGAAGGCGTTGAGCCTCAGTCCGAAACCGTATGGAGACAGGCTGACAAGTACGGCGTACCTCGTATCGCATATGTAAACAAAATGGATATCATCGGTGCTGACTTCCTGAACGTTGTATCTGACATGCGTGATCGCCTTCAAGCGAACGCTGTTGCGATTCAACTTCCAATCGGCGCTGAAAATGATTTCAAAGGTATCATTGATATCGTTGCACAAAGAGCTCATATGTACAAAGATGACCTTGGTCAAGATATCGAAGAAACCGACATTCCTGCAGAGTTTGCAGATCAAGTTGAAGAACTTCGCAACGAGTTGATTGAGCGCGTTGCTGAACTGGATGAAGATTTGACAATGAAATACCTGGAAGGCGAAGAGATCACAATTGATGAGATCAAAACCGTACTCCGTAAAGGTGTTGTAGATGTTAAGATATTCCCAGTTATCTGTGGATCCTCATATCGTAACAAAGGTGTTCAACTGATGTTGGATGCTGTTATCGACTACTTGCCAGCTCCAACAGATGTTGCATCGATCACGGGACATCTTGAAGATGGAACTGAAGCAATTCGTAAGTCATCCGATGAAGAGCCATTCTCCGCATTGGCATTCAAAATTATGACTGACCCTTACGTTGGTAAATTGACATTCTTCCGCGTATACTCTGGTGTTCTTCAATCCGGATCATATGTATTGAATGCCACTAAAAACAAACGTGAGCGTATCGGTCGTATCCTTCAAATGCATGCGAACAGCCGTCAAGAAATCACTGTAGTTTACTCCGGTGATATTGCAGCTGCCGTAGGTTTGAAAGATACAGGTACAGGTGATACACTATGTGATGAGAAATATCCGGTTATCCTGGAGTCAATGAACTTCCCTGATCCGGTTATCGAAATCGCTGTTGAACCTAAAACCAAAGCTGACCAGGATAAACTGGGTGTTGCTCTCGGTAAGTTGACTGAAGAGGATCCAACTCTTCGTGCTCATACTGACGAAGAAACAGGCCAAACGATCTTGGCAGGTATGGGTGAGCTTCACCTTGATATCATCATCGACCGTATGCGTCGTGAGTTCAAGGTTGAAACTACTGTGGGTAAACCACAAGTAGCTTACCGTGAAACATTCCGTGCTCCAGCGCGCGTTGAAGGTAAATTCGTACGTCAATCCGGTGGTCGTGGTCAATACGGTCACGTATGGGTTGAATTCGAACCTCTCGAGCCGGGTACAGGCAGCCAGTTCGAAAGTAAGGTTGTCGGTGGTTCGGTACCAAGAGAATACATTCAACCTGCACTGTCAGGGATTGAAGAGCAAATGAAAAACGGCGTTATTGCAGGCTTCCCGCTTGTTGACGTTAAGGCTACAATCGTAGACGGATCTTACCATGATGTCGATTCCAATGAGATGGCATTTAAAATTGCCGGATCTATGGCGCTTAAAGCGGCTAAAGACAAGTGTAAACCAGTTCTGCTTGAGCCTATCATGAAAGTAGAAGTAACTGTTCCAGAAGAGTATATGGGTGACGTAATGGGTATGTTGAACTCCCGTCGTGGCCGCATCGAAGGTATGGATTCCCGTAGTGGAGCTCAAATCATCCGTGCTAAGGTACCTCTTTCTGAAATGTTTGGTTACTCTACAACTCTTCGTTCCGGTACTCAAGGACGCGGCGTATTCTCCATGGAACTCTCTCACTATGAAGAAGTTCCTAAGAGCATCGCTGAAGAAATCGTTGCCAAAACAAAAGGCACCGAGTAG